One window of the Salvia splendens isolate huo1 chromosome 1, SspV2, whole genome shotgun sequence genome contains the following:
- the LOC121757724 gene encoding uncharacterized protein LOC121757724, which produces MASSAPSKSQPLHNFELPPLLKWSKDGKSSGSQKRRRSLMSPPQRSSAASGSPIHRDYAAAASPRDRSPPPPSPEYPVVAGGDSVKHTSVCDRIQHLAIGADSEKLRSRGGDWSTEPEASRKGKELGKKSNASAIRKCNLQIKIGSKSSKEEEDLPKANNKEEGEIDNAGKANQKADDEARPWNLRPRNAKTKIDKEVYGGERSKAESLRRGGKEGKGEEREKGEKKKNKMSINISLTKEEIEEDIFAMTGAKPSRRPQRRPKNVQKQLDLTFPGLHLRSITPDSY; this is translated from the exons ATGGCGTCTTCTGCTCCATCCAAGTCTCAGCCGCTGCACAATTTTGAATTGCCGCCACTGCTGAAATGGAGCAAGGACGGGAAATCGAGCGGCAGCCAGAAACGGCGCCGCTCACTGATGTCGCCTCCGCAGCGGTCGAGTGCAGCTTCCGGCTCCCCAATCCACCGCGATTATGCTGCGGCGGCATCGCCTAGGGACCGGTCCCCGCCGCCGCCATCGCCTGAGTATCCGGTGGTTGCCGGAGGTGATTCGGTGAAGCATACGTCGGTTTGCGATAGGATACAACACCTCGCGATCGGCGCCGATTCGGAGAAGTTGCGTTCTCGCGGCGGCGATTGGTCGACGGAGCCGGAAGCTTCTCGAAAGGGCAAAG AATTGGGGAAAAAATCGAATGCATCCGCAATCAGGAAATGCAACTTGCAGATTAAAATTGGGAGCAAGAGCAGCAAAGAGGAGGAAGATCTCCCCAAGGCGAACAATAAGGAAGAAGGTGAAATCGATAATGCGGGGAAAGCTAACCAGAAGGCGGATGACGAAGCTAGGCCGTGGAATCTGAGGCCGCGAAACGCCAAAACCAAAATCGACAAGGAAGTATATGGTGGAGAGAGGAGCAAAGCGGAGAGTTTGAGGAGAGGCGGAAAGGAAGGGAAGGGGGAGGAGAGGGAGAAAGGtgaaaagaagaagaacaaAATGAGCATAAACATTTCGTTAACAAAAGAGGAGATTGAGGAGGACATTTTCGCTATGACTGGAGCAAAGCCATCGCGCCGCCCACAGAGGCGGCCTAAGAACGTGCAGAAACAACTCGAT TTGACGTTTCCTGGATTGCATTTGCGATCCATCACTCCGGATTCGTACTGA